The sequence CGCATCGGATCCGAGGGTGAGCGGGGCATGATTCGGGGGCGCTTCGCCGGGCTTCTCGCGGTGATCTGCATGGCCGCGGTGTCGCTGTCGGCGTGTGCGTCCGGCGACGACGCCGTGGCCCAGGGAGGCACGTTCGACTTCGTGTCCCCGGGCGGTCAGACGGAAATCTTCTACGATCCGCCGGCCGGTCGCGGCACCATCGGCACCGTGTCCGGACCCGACCTCATGACGGAGGGCAAGACCACCTCCCTCGACGACTACGAGGGCCAGGTAGTGGTCCTCAACGTCTGGGGGCAGTGGTGCGGGCCGTGCCGCGGCGAGGCGAACGACCTCGAGCAGGTCTACGAGGCGACCAAAGACCAAGGTGTCGCGTTTCTCGGGATCAACGTCCGGGACAATCAGCAAGACAAGGCGCAGGACTTCGTGATCAACAACAACGTGTCGTATCCGTCGATCTACGACCCCGCCATGCGGACGATGATCGCTTTGGGAGCGAACTACCCGACGAGCGTCATTCCCACCACGGTCGTGCTCGATCGTGAACACCGTGTCGCCGCGGTGTTCCTGAAGGAATTGCTGGCGGACGACCTGCAGCCGGTAGTCGAACGGGTGGCGCAGGAATCGTGACTACCGGTACCACCCTTCTCGCCGCCGGCGTCGGCGACGCCTTCCAGTCCACCGCCTCGTCGGGACCGCTGTTCCTCGCGCTCGGAGCCTGCGTTCTCGCTGGTCTGGTCTCGTTCGCCTCGCCGTGCGTCGTTCCCCTCGTCCCCGGTTACCTGTCCTACCTGGCCGGTGTCGTGGGAGCCGACGCTCCGGCTGTCACCGCCGAAGAAGCCGCGACGCGCACGAAGACGGTGACAGACGGACGCCTGCGCGTCGCGGGGGCCGCAACTCTCTTCGTGGCCGGTTTCACGGTCGTGTTCGTCCTGGCCACGGCGTCGTTCTTCGGCGCGATCTCGGTCCTTTCCGTCAACCGCGAAGTACTGATGCGGGTCGGAGGTGTCGTGACGATCGCCATGGGATTGGTGTTCATCGGCCTGATCCCGGCGTTGCAGCGTGACACCCGGCTCGAGCCGCGGCGTATCTCCAGCCTGGCGGGAGCCCCGCTGCTGGGTGCAGTGTTCGCGCTGGGGTGGACGCCGTGCCTCGGTCCGACACTGGCCGGCGTCATCTCCCTTGCCGCCGGCACCGACGGCGCCACCGCGGCCCGCGGCGTCGCCCTGATCGTCGCCTACTGCCTCGGCCTGGGCCTGCCCTTCGTCATCCTTGCCCTCGGCTCCTCCCGCGCGCTGCGGGGTGTGGGCTGGCTGCGCCGCAACGCGCGAACCATCCAAATCTTCGGCGGCATCATGCTCGTGGCGGTGGGCATCGCCCTCGTCACCGGCGCGTGGGATCAATTCGTCGGCTGGATTCGCGACGCCTTCATCTCGGAAGTGACCTTGCCAATTTAACGGTTCCCATCGACGAATCGACGGGATCCTCAACTCGGACCGCACCGACAATCAACCCGGAGGAGGCTGCAGGTGTCTTACGTCGTCAACGCTGGTGTGGCCCCGCTCTGCCACAGCCAGGACTACCCTGGCAGCATTCCTGTCCCTATGGTCGGTATTCCCGCAGGTGTGACACCGGAAGATGCGTTCCGAGAGCCCCAGCTGCTGCTTGGCTCTCGCGCAGCAACTGGAGCACGTCATTGTGGTGTAGGCGGGCGCGACGATGACCACCTGACGTCCTGCCCGCTTCGCACGGTAAATCAATTCCCGTTTGACCGTGCCGATCGTCGCATCTGCAGACTTTCGGGCCATCGTCGATCCAGCGAGGAACTTCGGCCTGAAATCCTCCACGGCTATGAGTTGATGGCTTGCAACGACATCGCGTGCCCACATTCGGGAGTCGTGCTGGGTCTGTCGGGCCGCCTTCTTCTGCAGGCGGGCGGCCTCACGCCGGGCTTCCTTATATCCGTTCGACGGAGCGATACCCTTCTTTCGACAACGCCTTGCCATCCTTCTTTGTGCCTTTGCGAGTTCGGCGGAACAGCGCTTCCGATGCCCGAGGTACACCAAGTCATACCGTTCGTCCGTCGTCGTCGCGGTGGTCGACACGCCCCAGTCGATACCGATGCCACCCCTGGCATCCGTGGCGGATGGAGCCGAGCGGCGGACCACAAAAGACGCGTACCAATGTCCCAAGGAATCTCGGTAGACGCGCACAGAAGTCGGCTTCGACGGCAACTCCCGGGACCACACCACAGGAATCCTTACCCCTTTTGGCAGCACCAGCTGACCTTCGAGAATCGAGAAGCCGCGAGTCGTGTACTCGAGGGACGGGAGGCTCCTGTTTCGTGCCTTGTACCTCGGTCGTCCACGATCCCTCACCCCAAACGAGGAACTCAGCGCCTGCCCGTACGTGCGCAACATTTGCTGCTGCGCCACCTGCGAACCAGCACGCAGCCACGCGCAGCGCGCGCGTGCCTCGGTGAGCAATCTCGAAAGCGCGCCGAAAGTCGGCCTACGCCCCGATCTCTGCTGGTGGACGGCCTCGTTCCACAGGAACCGACACCGATGCCACTCCGCGATAAGCGCACGCTCCGCCGTCGCGCCCGGGCGCAACCGGTAGGAGTAGCGCACTACTTCCCCCATTTCCAGATCGTAACGAGAGGCACCGACATGTATCGGCAGCCATGCCGCCGCGACGTCCGGCCGGACGAAACCGGTGATTTCTCGGGTGCTGCTCGATGAGCGACACCCAGACCCCCGAGGCCCCGGAAGCCGCACCGGTACCCCGCCAATCGTTGCCGGGCCGGGCTTTCGCACTGGTCCGCAACACCTGGCGTGGGCTCACGTCGATGCGGACGGCGCTGGTGTTGCTGTTCCTGCTGGCGCTCGCGGCGATACCCGGGGCCTTGCTGCCGCAGCGCAGCCTCAATGCGGGCAAGGTCGACGAGTACATCGCGAATCGGCCGACCCTCGGTCCCTGGATGGACCGGCTCGAACTCTTCGATGTATTCGGCAGTTTCTGGTTTACCGCGGTCTACGTCCTGCTCTTCATCTCGCTGGTCGGCTGCATCCTTCCGCGTTGCGTCGACCACGCGAAAGCACTGCGCACGCGTCCGGTGGCAGCGCCCCGGAACCTCGCGCGTCTGCCCCACCACGTCGAGCGCCGGGTCGAGGAGACGCCCGAGGAACTCGCCGCCCGCATCCGTACTTCGCTGAAAAAGTGGCGGGTGGAGACCCGCACGGGCGGCGCACGCCCGGTCCGCGACGGTGAGATCACCCTCTCTGCGGAGAAGGGTTACACGCGCGAACTCGGCAACCTCGTCTTCCACCTCTCGCTCGTCGGTCTGCTGGTGGCCATCGCCGTCGGCAAACTGTTCGGGTACGAGGGCAACGTGATCGTGGTCGCCAACAACGGTCCCGGCTTCTGCACCACGTCCCCTGCCGTGTTCGATTCGTTCAAGGCAGGAAACACGCAGGACGGCACGGGAATGACCCCGCTGTGTCTCAAGGTCAAGGACTTCACCGCCGACTACCTCGACAACGGTCAGGCCGAGATGTTCACGTCGAACATTTCGTACCAGGCCGGTGACGACCTCGAAACCGGTATCTGGCGCGACGATCAGTTGCAGGTCAATCATCCTCTCCGTGTCGAGGGGGACCGTGTCTACCTGCAGGGACACGGATACGCGCCGACATTCACCGTCACGTTCCCTGGCGGTGAGACGCGGACCGAAACGCTGCAATGGCGACCTGACGATGCGACGACCTTCCTCAGCAGCGGGGCCATGCGATTCGATCCGCCTGGTGGCATGTACCCCGACACGGACGAACGCCGCAAGAATCAGATCGCGATCGAGGGCTTGTTCGCCCCCACCGCGCTGTTCCACGGCAACCTGCTCGCGTCGAGTCATCCGGCGATGAAGGACCCGGCGGTGGCCATCGACATCTACAAGGGCGACACCGGCCTCGACACCGGCAACCCGCAGTCGCTGTTCTCCCTCAATACCGAACTGATCAACCAGGGTCGGCTGGTGAAGCAGGACCGGGTCAACCTCATGCCGGGGGAGAGCGCGACGCTCGCCGACGGCACGCAGGTGCGGTTCGACGGAGCCGTGGACTTCGTCAATGTGCAGGTGTCGCACGATCCGGCGCAACAGTGGGTGCTGGTGTCGGCTCTGACGATGATGGCGGGACTGCTGGTGTCGCTGCTGATCAAGCGCCGCCGCATCTGGGCCCGCATCTATCCCGCGGACCCCGCCGACCTTGACCCACGACGTACTGTAGTAGAGCTTGGCGGACTCGCCCGGACCGATCAGGCCGGCTGGGGTGACGAGTTCGACCGGCTCTGCGCCCGTCTGCTGACGGACGACACGAAGCCTGACGCGCAGGAGAAGCGACGATGACGACCAACGAGACACTGGCGCAGTACAGCGACTGGGCCTTCCGATCCGCGTTCACGGTGCTCGCGCTCGCGCTCGTGCTGCTGATCGTGCAGTACGCGTCGACGAGGGCGCGCGCCGTGCAGGACAAGGAGCTCGTGGCGGCGGGTGCCAGGCCCGCCGGCTCCGCGGCGGTTCCCGGACGCGTGGTCGAGCAGCCGAAGAAGCCGATGGCCGAGCGCTTCGGCGGCATGGGGTCTGCGGTGCTCGTGGTCGGCACTGTTCTCATCTTCGCGTCGATCGTGCTCCGCGGATTTGCCACCGACCGTTTCCCGCTCGGCAATATGTACGAGTTCGTCACCATGGCCTGCGGGGCGGCGCTCGTCGTGGGGCTGGCGCTCCTGTCGAAGCCCGCATACCGGCCGATGTGGGTTTTCCTGCTCGTCCCCATTCTCATCCTGATGTTCCTCGCCGCCACGGTGCTCTACGCGGATGCGGCACCGGTGGTGCCGGCGCTGCGGTCGTACTGGCTTCCCATCCACGTCACCATCGTCAGCGTGGGTTCGGGCGTCTTCCTGGTGTCGGGCATCGCCAGCCTCTTGTTCCTGCTGCGGATGCGCTACCCGCGTGGCGAGGAAGGAACGGGCGTCTTCGCACGGGTGGCGGAGCGCCTGCCCGACGCGCAGACCTTGGACCGATTGGCGTACAAGACCACGATCATCGGGTTCCCGCTGTTCGGCGCCGGTGTCATCCTGGGGGCGATCTGGGCCGAAGCCGCCTGGGGGCGGTTCTGGGGATGGGATCCCAAGGAGACGATGTCGTTCATCGCCTGGGTGATCTATGCGGCATATCTCCACGCCCGAGCGACCTCCGGATGGCGCGATACCAAAGCCGCGTGGATCAACATCGCCGGCTTCGTTGCGATGCTGTTCAATCTGTTCATCATCAACATGGTGGTGTCGGGACTGCATTCGTACGCGGGCCTGACCTGACGGTCACCACCGACTGATATTCTTCCGCCGCGACGTCTCCCAGCGGTGTGAAGCGGTGGGGACTACGGAGACTTCATCTAGGGGGGATGTTCGGCCATGTCCGAAAACAACGCTGGCGTGTGGGAGCCGGTGCGGCCGGCATCGAACCCGCCCGCCGACACCACCGTGGGATCCACACCGCACAACGCCGCGCGGCAGGCGCCGTACGTTCAGCCGCAGGGTCCCAACCCCTTCGCGCAGCCCGGGCACCAGGCCCCCGCCGCGACGCCGGCGCGTCCTCAGACGCAGGCCCCGGCCGCGGGTCCGATTCAGGCACCGCCGCCCACACTGGCTCCCGCATCTCCGCAGCCCGCCCCGGCTCCGACGTTCACAGCCCCCGCGCAGCAACTGCCGTCGCACACGCAGCAACCTGCGCCCGCCGCGTACACGTCGGCTCCCGAGCAGCATCCGGCGAGCCGTCCGCAGACCGTGCGTCCCGAGCAGCAGCAGTACGCGGTATCCGCGCGAGACCTGTCCACGTCACTTCTGCTCAAGCAGGTCAAGCCTGCCCCCACCACGGGGTGGCGCAGAATGCTGTACCAGGTGTCCGGTCGCTACATCAACCTCGGGAACAGCGCCAAGGAACAGCGCCGCATCGAGCTCACCAAGCAGGTCAACCAGCCGTTGCAGGGCTGCTACAAGATTGCTCTGCTGAGCCTCAAGGGTGGAGTCGGCAAGACCACCACCACGGCCACACTGGGATCGACGTTCGCATCGTTGCGCGGTGATCGAGTGATCGCGGTCGACGCCAACCCGGACCGCGGCACGCTCAGCCAGAAGATCCCCCTGGAAACCCCCGCCACCGTGCGGAACCTGCTCCGCGACGAACACAGTATCGAAAAGTACAGTGACGTCCGCAGTTACACGTCACAAAGTCGGCATCGGCTCGAGGTACTCGCATCGGACAGCGACCCGGCGGTGTCGGAGGCGTTCAGCGCGGACGACTACGCGCGCACGGTCGCAATGCTCGAGAAGTTCTACAGCATCGTCCTCACCGACTGCGGCACCGGGCTGATGCATTCCGCGATGCAGACGATTCTCGAAGAGGCCGACGCACTCGTGGTGGTCAGCTCGGGGTCGGTCGACGGTGCCCGCAGCGCCTCGGCGACGCTCGACTGGCTCGATGCGCACGGCTACCGCGAACTCGTCGCGAGGTCCGTGGCCGTCGTCAACGCCGTCCGCCCGCGCTCCGGCAAAGTTGATCTGCCGAAAGTGGTCGAACACTTCGAACAGCGGTGCCGGCTGGTTCGGCTCATCCCGTTCGATCCACACCTCGAAGAGGGCGCCGA comes from Rhodococcus oxybenzonivorans and encodes:
- a CDS encoding TlpA disulfide reductase family protein, translated to MIRGRFAGLLAVICMAAVSLSACASGDDAVAQGGTFDFVSPGGQTEIFYDPPAGRGTIGTVSGPDLMTEGKTTSLDDYEGQVVVLNVWGQWCGPCRGEANDLEQVYEATKDQGVAFLGINVRDNQQDKAQDFVINNNVSYPSIYDPAMRTMIALGANYPTSVIPTTVVLDREHRVAAVFLKELLADDLQPVVERVAQES
- a CDS encoding cytochrome c biogenesis CcdA family protein: MTTGTTLLAAGVGDAFQSTASSGPLFLALGACVLAGLVSFASPCVVPLVPGYLSYLAGVVGADAPAVTAEEAATRTKTVTDGRLRVAGAATLFVAGFTVVFVLATASFFGAISVLSVNREVLMRVGGVVTIAMGLVFIGLIPALQRDTRLEPRRISSLAGAPLLGAVFALGWTPCLGPTLAGVISLAAGTDGATAARGVALIVAYCLGLGLPFVILALGSSRALRGVGWLRRNARTIQIFGGIMLVAVGIALVTGAWDQFVGWIRDAFISEVTLPI
- a CDS encoding RNA-guided endonuclease InsQ/TnpB family protein, which encodes MGEVVRYSYRLRPGATAERALIAEWHRCRFLWNEAVHQQRSGRRPTFGALSRLLTEARARCAWLRAGSQVAQQQMLRTYGQALSSSFGVRDRGRPRYKARNRSLPSLEYTTRGFSILEGQLVLPKGVRIPVVWSRELPSKPTSVRVYRDSLGHWYASFVVRRSAPSATDARGGIGIDWGVSTTATTTDERYDLVYLGHRKRCSAELAKAQRRMARRCRKKGIAPSNGYKEARREAARLQKKAARQTQHDSRMWARDVVASHQLIAVEDFRPKFLAGSTMARKSADATIGTVKRELIYRAKRAGRQVVIVAPAYTTMTCSSCCARAKQQLGLSERIFRCHTCGNTDHRDRNAARVVLAVAERGHTSVDDVRHLQPPPG
- the resB gene encoding cytochrome c biogenesis protein ResB, whose product is MSDTQTPEAPEAAPVPRQSLPGRAFALVRNTWRGLTSMRTALVLLFLLALAAIPGALLPQRSLNAGKVDEYIANRPTLGPWMDRLELFDVFGSFWFTAVYVLLFISLVGCILPRCVDHAKALRTRPVAAPRNLARLPHHVERRVEETPEELAARIRTSLKKWRVETRTGGARPVRDGEITLSAEKGYTRELGNLVFHLSLVGLLVAIAVGKLFGYEGNVIVVANNGPGFCTTSPAVFDSFKAGNTQDGTGMTPLCLKVKDFTADYLDNGQAEMFTSNISYQAGDDLETGIWRDDQLQVNHPLRVEGDRVYLQGHGYAPTFTVTFPGGETRTETLQWRPDDATTFLSSGAMRFDPPGGMYPDTDERRKNQIAIEGLFAPTALFHGNLLASSHPAMKDPAVAIDIYKGDTGLDTGNPQSLFSLNTELINQGRLVKQDRVNLMPGESATLADGTQVRFDGAVDFVNVQVSHDPAQQWVLVSALTMMAGLLVSLLIKRRRIWARIYPADPADLDPRRTVVELGGLARTDQAGWGDEFDRLCARLLTDDTKPDAQEKRR
- the ccsB gene encoding c-type cytochrome biogenesis protein CcsB, whose product is MTTNETLAQYSDWAFRSAFTVLALALVLLIVQYASTRARAVQDKELVAAGARPAGSAAVPGRVVEQPKKPMAERFGGMGSAVLVVGTVLIFASIVLRGFATDRFPLGNMYEFVTMACGAALVVGLALLSKPAYRPMWVFLLVPILILMFLAATVLYADAAPVVPALRSYWLPIHVTIVSVGSGVFLVSGIASLLFLLRMRYPRGEEGTGVFARVAERLPDAQTLDRLAYKTTIIGFPLFGAGVILGAIWAEAAWGRFWGWDPKETMSFIAWVIYAAYLHARATSGWRDTKAAWINIAGFVAMLFNLFIINMVVSGLHSYAGLT
- a CDS encoding MinD/ParA family ATP-binding protein; protein product: MSENNAGVWEPVRPASNPPADTTVGSTPHNAARQAPYVQPQGPNPFAQPGHQAPAATPARPQTQAPAAGPIQAPPPTLAPASPQPAPAPTFTAPAQQLPSHTQQPAPAAYTSAPEQHPASRPQTVRPEQQQYAVSARDLSTSLLLKQVKPAPTTGWRRMLYQVSGRYINLGNSAKEQRRIELTKQVNQPLQGCYKIALLSLKGGVGKTTTTATLGSTFASLRGDRVIAVDANPDRGTLSQKIPLETPATVRNLLRDEHSIEKYSDVRSYTSQSRHRLEVLASDSDPAVSEAFSADDYARTVAMLEKFYSIVLTDCGTGLMHSAMQTILEEADALVVVSSGSVDGARSASATLDWLDAHGYRELVARSVAVVNAVRPRSGKVDLPKVVEHFEQRCRLVRLIPFDPHLEEGAEIELDRLRPKTRNALLELAAAVASDFPASTFALQDHR